One Klebsiella electrica genomic window, AAAAGGCCCTAACTGGAAAGAGCCAAAATTCGTGGCTGAGAAAAAATACGGTATTGAATAGACTTAACACATGGCTACCTTAATTTTAATTTCGAGTGGGGAAGTGCAGATGAGGGAAAGTAATGCTAGATCTTGAAAGTATTTATAAAAATGAAAGTGTGGAAGATGTTCTTCTGCATTTCGCTCTACGAACACCATATCCGAGCATAGACAGGATGTACGTGAATTACAAATTTGAAGTCATTGAGCATGGCGAATTACTGCGAACTCATCAACGATTATTTGACGAAGGAAAATTAAAAAAAACAGGGAGGCCACTTCCAGAAAAAGGTCCAAACTGGAAAGAGCCGAAATTCGTAACTGAGAAAAAATACGGTATTGAATAGACTTAACTCATTATAACTACAAGAATTTATGCTGGTTTTTTGCAATTGATTTCCCATAATCATGTCGTCGGAGCCTGAACAACTCCGGTGACTTCTGCGCTTTGAGGGGACTCAAAGTGAAAATGACAATCAGGATACCTTTCAACCAGTTACAGATGCAGAAATGCATCTGCGTTTTATTACATTCAGTGCTTTACCTCTTTGGAGGTGAAGCGTGAAACAACAATTCTGCCTCATCAACGACAAAGTTAAGCGTAACGTCGTCAACTTCATCCAGTCTCTACCTGTCGATCACCGATCGCCGCTGATTATCGAGGCGCGCGAAGAAAGCCGCACCGATAAGCAGAATCGCCTCATGTGGCCACTTTTGAAAGACCTGAGCGATCAGGTTATCTGGTACGGCGAAAAACTGGAGCCAGTGGAGTGGAAAGACCTCATCACCGTACCGGTAAGCCAGATGCAAAATCCGGAGTGCGAGCAGAAATACGCCCGGGGTATCAACGGCGGCCGCGTCTACTTCGTCGTTCGTTCCTCTCAATTCAGCAAGCGCTACATGGTCGAGGCTATCGAAGCGATCTACTGGTTCGGCACCGAGCACAATGTGAAGTTCAGCGAAAAGTCCAGTAGTCGATGACGAACTGCGCCTGATGCATGCAGAAGGTGTGCTCAGAACGCTGGCCATATGGAAAAAAGAAGGACGGGTAAAAGCATGAGCATGAACAGGGATATTCGTGATATCCGCCTGGGCAGCAGCCAGCGTCATATACTGACGACTCAGGGGTATCAGGTTCTGCCTGAGCTCATCAATTTTCGCCATGATCTGGCGCCAGGAGTCCAGCGGTTGACCTGCACGATCGGGAACAATGGCAGCGGGCCCGTTGGCCAACTCATCCAGACGTTTGGCGTTATCGAGTAGCACAGCAGGCGACGTGCTCCCCAGTGGCGGATTAAAGGCCATGTTTTTGCTCCAAAAAAAGCATTCGCCTAAACGAGGGTTTGTGCGAAATGTCGGAGATTTTTACAATCAGCAATTTCAAGTAGTTATAAAGTGCTGATTGGCTATGCTCGGGTGTCCACCGGGGATCAAAACCTCGATTTACAGAAAAACGCGCTGATCCGCGCAGAATGTGAACAGATATTCGAAGACACAGCGAGCGGGAAGAATGCCCGCCGCCCGGGATTAAAGCGTGCACTGCGGCGACTCCGCCCGGGTGATGTGCTGGTGGTCTGGAAACTTGATCGGCTGGGGCGTAGCGTGCGCGACCTGATCACATTGGTATCGGAACTACAACAGCGTGGGGGGAATTTCCGAAGCCTGACCGACTCGATAGACACATCAACGGCAGCCGGGCGCTTCTTCTTCCACGTTATGAGCGCGTTGGCGGAGATGGAGCGCGAACTGATTGTAGAGC contains:
- a CDS encoding immunity protein encodes the protein MLDLESIYKNESVEDVLLHFALRTPYPSIDRMYVNYKFEVIEHGELLRTHQRLFDEGKLKKTGRPLPEKGPNWKEPKFVTEKKYGIE
- a CDS encoding recombination protein NinB, which codes for MKQQFCLINDKVKRNVVNFIQSLPVDHRSPLIIEAREESRTDKQNRLMWPLLKDLSDQVIWYGEKLEPVEWKDLITVPVSQMQNPECEQKYARGINGGRVYFVVRSSQFSKRYMVEAIEAIYWFGTEHNVKFSEKSSSR
- a CDS encoding recombinase family protein: MLIGYARVSTGDQNLDLQKNALIRAECEQIFEDTASGKNARRPGLKRALRRLRPGDVLVVWKLDRLGRSVRDLITLVSELQQRGGNFRSLTDSIDTSTAAGRFFFHVMSALAEMERELIVERTRAGLAAREQGRTGGRRRVMTPDVVERCRRMMENGATRQLVADVIGVGVKTIYKYFPAG